One Deinococcus sp. LM3 genomic region harbors:
- a CDS encoding DUF2071 domain-containing protein, translated as MDPWPRRPAVTPPAAGRPPVLRMEWHDLCFLHWAVPAQALQRTLPRGVQLDTRAGQAYLGVVPFRMDGVAPLHVPDVPGLSAFPELNLRTYVTVNGEPGVWFYSLDVTQPLAAALARTFFHLPYRHSRMWVDRQGGVTRYASELLAPGTPGGGRFAGAYRPTGEPLTVPADSLEAWLTDRLNLFSADRAGRVYRGRIEHRAWPLRRALAQVRVNTLADPLGVTLTGEPHALHAERLDVRAHWLERVR; from the coding sequence ATGGACCCCTGGCCCCGCCGCCCTGCCGTGACACCCCCAGCTGCCGGCCGTCCGCCCGTCCTGCGGATGGAGTGGCATGACCTGTGCTTCCTGCACTGGGCCGTCCCGGCGCAGGCGCTGCAACGCACGCTGCCGCGCGGAGTGCAGCTGGACACCCGCGCCGGTCAGGCGTACCTGGGGGTGGTGCCGTTCCGGATGGACGGCGTCGCGCCGCTGCACGTGCCGGACGTGCCGGGCCTGAGCGCCTTCCCGGAACTGAACCTGCGGACCTACGTGACCGTGAACGGCGAGCCCGGCGTGTGGTTCTACAGCCTGGACGTGACGCAGCCACTCGCGGCGGCGCTGGCCCGCACCTTCTTCCACCTGCCGTACCGGCACAGCCGCATGTGGGTGGACCGCCAGGGAGGCGTGACCCGGTACGCCAGCGAACTGCTCGCGCCGGGCACGCCGGGCGGGGGCCGCTTCGCCGGGGCGTACCGCCCGACCGGGGAGCCGCTGACCGTCCCCGCCGATTCTCTGGAGGCGTGGCTGACCGACCGGCTGAACCTGTTCTCGGCCGACCGGGCCGGGCGGGTGTACCGGGGCCGGATCGAGCACCGCGCGTGGCCGCTGCGCCGCGCCCTGGCGCAGGTGCGGGTGAACACCCTGGCCGACCCGCTCGGCGTGACCCTGACCGGCGAGCCGCACGCCCTGCACGCCGAACGACTGGACGTGCGCGCCCACTGGCTGGAACGGGTCCGCTGA
- a CDS encoding bifunctional (p)ppGpp synthetase/guanosine-3',5'-bis(diphosphate) 3'-pyrophosphohydrolase, which produces MSELRALVTTRPPAEVEGIERAFVFARDAHDGVTRKSGEPYITHPVAVAVILARLGMDTDSIMAGLLHDTVEDVEYVTFELIEQQFGPDVRRIVEGETKVSKLSKQGSQAAEVSDAGRDVQAENLRQMLIAMTGDIRIIVVKLADRLHNMRTLGSMRPDKQQRIARETMDIFAPLAHRLGIGQIKWELEDLSFRYLQPDEYEYLQSRLRTRQEERDALITRAVKELQEALEDDLELPEWVADIDIAGRSKHLWSIHNKMQREGKALEQIFDLLAIRVMLTPRDLIVPPGTDDVRRERAEATREKRICYHTVSIVHSMWTPLPGRFKDYIAVPKPNGYQSLHTTVISQSGQPIEVQIRSRRMHEVAEYGVAAHWMYKQGNQLAQKDRENWISQLRELQNEINDASDYMDAVKTDILSQRVRVFTPKGLAISLPSGSTPVDFAYHIHTRIGETTVGARVNGSIVPLSYRLGNGDMVEIVTSKNGHPSKDWLNFTVTRSARAKIRHHFRQQERDEALQHGHDLLERYLRKRQLAVRQLMRTKLLEDATSRLLGTRNPDDLYHALHAGKLTPSAVGRVLSPRLAQEQASAPARRAPVPKAPEPGGVFVEGFTTNTKLSQCCNPIRGDQVMGYLTRGRGVSVHRIDCPNMIRLLKDEPERCVAASWDAGTPGTTLVDLDVIGPDRAGLLADVLGVLAREKRSPTKVEAVVGMEEVAVIHLRLPVLGNTDLEAIRRAILTVDGVDDVVRVGGRKRNGAGS; this is translated from the coding sequence ATGAGTGAACTGCGCGCACTGGTGACGACGCGGCCCCCGGCGGAAGTGGAAGGCATCGAGCGGGCGTTCGTGTTCGCGCGGGACGCGCATGACGGCGTGACCCGCAAGAGCGGCGAGCCGTACATCACGCACCCGGTGGCGGTCGCGGTGATCCTGGCGCGGCTGGGGATGGATACCGACAGCATCATGGCGGGGCTGCTGCACGACACGGTCGAGGACGTGGAGTACGTGACCTTCGAACTGATCGAGCAGCAGTTCGGGCCGGACGTGCGCCGCATCGTGGAGGGCGAGACGAAGGTCAGCAAGCTCTCCAAGCAGGGGTCGCAGGCGGCCGAGGTGAGTGACGCCGGGCGGGACGTGCAGGCCGAGAACCTGCGGCAGATGCTGATCGCCATGACCGGCGATATCCGTATCATCGTGGTGAAACTCGCCGACCGGCTGCATAACATGCGCACGCTGGGCAGCATGCGGCCCGACAAGCAGCAGCGGATCGCGCGGGAGACCATGGACATCTTCGCGCCGCTCGCGCACCGGCTGGGCATCGGGCAGATCAAGTGGGAACTGGAGGACCTGAGTTTCCGGTACCTGCAACCCGACGAGTACGAGTACCTGCAGTCGCGCCTGCGGACCCGGCAGGAGGAACGCGACGCGCTGATCACCCGCGCCGTGAAGGAACTGCAGGAGGCGCTCGAGGACGACCTGGAACTGCCCGAGTGGGTGGCGGACATCGACATTGCCGGGCGCAGCAAGCACCTGTGGAGCATTCACAACAAGATGCAGCGGGAGGGCAAGGCCCTGGAGCAGATTTTCGATCTGCTGGCGATCCGGGTGATGCTGACCCCGCGGGACCTGATCGTGCCGCCCGGCACGGACGACGTGCGCCGCGAGCGGGCCGAGGCGACCCGCGAGAAACGCATCTGCTACCACACGGTCAGCATCGTACATTCCATGTGGACGCCGTTGCCGGGGCGGTTCAAGGATTACATCGCGGTGCCCAAACCCAACGGGTACCAGTCGCTGCACACGACCGTGATCAGCCAGAGCGGGCAGCCGATCGAGGTGCAGATCCGTTCGCGGCGCATGCATGAGGTCGCCGAGTACGGCGTGGCCGCCCACTGGATGTACAAGCAGGGCAACCAGCTGGCGCAGAAGGACCGCGAGAACTGGATCTCGCAGCTGCGCGAGTTGCAGAACGAGATCAACGACGCCTCTGATTACATGGACGCCGTGAAGACCGACATCCTGTCGCAGCGGGTGCGGGTGTTCACGCCCAAGGGACTGGCGATCAGCCTGCCGTCGGGCAGTACCCCGGTGGATTTCGCGTACCACATTCACACCCGGATCGGCGAGACGACCGTGGGGGCGCGCGTGAACGGCAGCATCGTGCCGCTCTCGTACCGGCTGGGGAACGGCGACATGGTCGAGATCGTCACCAGCAAGAACGGCCACCCCAGCAAGGACTGGCTGAACTTCACCGTGACCCGCAGCGCCCGCGCGAAGATCCGGCATCATTTCCGGCAGCAGGAACGCGACGAGGCCCTGCAACACGGGCACGACCTGCTGGAACGCTACCTGCGCAAGCGGCAGCTGGCCGTGCGGCAGCTCATGCGCACCAAGCTGCTGGAGGACGCGACCAGCCGACTGCTCGGCACCCGCAACCCGGACGACCTGTACCACGCGCTGCACGCCGGGAAACTCACGCCCAGCGCGGTGGGCCGCGTGCTGTCGCCCCGGCTGGCGCAGGAGCAGGCGAGCGCCCCGGCGCGCCGCGCGCCCGTCCCGAAAGCGCCGGAACCGGGCGGCGTGTTCGTGGAGGGCTTCACCACGAACACCAAACTCAGTCAGTGCTGCAACCCCATCCGGGGCGATCAGGTCATGGGGTACCTGACGCGCGGGCGCGGCGTCAGCGTGCACCGCATCGACTGCCCGAACATGATCCGCCTGCTCAAGGACGAACCGGAACGCTGCGTGGCGGCCAGCTGGGACGCCGGGACGCCCGGCACGACCCTGGTGGACCTGGACGTGATCGGCCCGGACCGCGCGGGCCTGCTGGCCGACGTGCTGGGCGTCCTGGCCCGCGAGAAACGCAGCCCGACCAAGGTGGAGGCCGTGGTGGGCATGGAGGAGGTCGCCGTGATTCACCTGCGCCTGCCGGTGCTGGGTAACACCGACCTGGAAGCCATCCGCCGCGCCATCCTGACCGTGGACGGCGTGGACGACGTGGTGCGCGTCGGCGGCCGCAAACGCAACGGCGCGGGCAGCTGA
- a CDS encoding transposase, whose product MKQKINRAGQLYSDMLTACPRKQHRDNMQVVLSCFLEALGISRFHASTAKSPGAISRFLNYQNWSLRTLIRTIRQHALRTFQDNLGGRRGRPPLVEIIVDTTSISKDGAFAELDGWIHTLNSVRGLHVVMLYICCGDLRLPWGFKIWRGKGSPSPTDLALRLVRQLPSEVRTRTKHVHLLADAGFSSQAFMHGVRNLGLDFTIGMRADRRTIEGQRLKDITRQQCPVTLAGLPDLQLWLYWVWLPAKKGEKREQRFIVSSRQRTPQTARQTGRRRWKIEALFKTLKSRFAFGKFGQKTKLGVLRYLCLSVACFFLCHVEHLDQTASGQEETSWPDWGALAGQVRMKFVGWVRLFELEREMERILAVWDGTRQHAA is encoded by the coding sequence GTGAAACAGAAGATCAACCGTGCTGGACAGCTTTATTCTGACATGTTGACTGCCTGCCCCCGAAAGCAGCATCGAGACAACATGCAGGTAGTGCTCAGCTGCTTCCTTGAAGCCCTTGGGATATCCCGCTTCCATGCGTCCACCGCCAAGTCCCCGGGCGCCATCAGCCGGTTCCTCAACTACCAGAACTGGTCGTTGCGTACCCTCATTCGAACCATCCGCCAGCATGCCCTGCGAACCTTCCAGGACAACCTCGGTGGACGCCGGGGGCGTCCACCGCTCGTCGAGATCATCGTTGACACGACCTCCATCTCAAAGGACGGCGCGTTCGCTGAACTGGATGGCTGGATCCACACCCTGAACAGTGTTCGTGGCCTCCATGTCGTCATGCTCTACATCTGCTGTGGTGACCTTCGCCTCCCCTGGGGCTTCAAGATCTGGCGCGGGAAAGGCTCGCCTTCACCGACGGACTTGGCGCTCCGGCTCGTCCGGCAGCTCCCATCCGAGGTGCGCACACGCACCAAACACGTGCATCTGCTTGCAGATGCAGGGTTCAGCAGCCAGGCCTTCATGCACGGTGTTCGGAACCTGGGCCTGGACTTCACCATTGGCATGCGAGCGGATCGCAGGACCATAGAAGGGCAACGTCTGAAAGACATCACCCGCCAACAGTGCCCAGTCACGCTTGCTGGCCTGCCTGACCTCCAGTTGTGGCTGTACTGGGTCTGGTTGCCCGCCAAGAAAGGAGAGAAGCGGGAACAGCGGTTCATCGTGTCCTCCAGGCAACGGACGCCTCAGACGGCCCGGCAGACCGGTCGACGTCGCTGGAAGATTGAAGCGCTGTTCAAAACACTCAAGAGCCGATTTGCCTTCGGCAAATTCGGGCAGAAGACCAAACTGGGCGTCTTACGCTATCTGTGCCTGAGTGTGGCCTGCTTCTTCCTCTGCCATGTTGAGCACCTTGACCAAACAGCGTCGGGCCAAGAGGAGACCTCTTGGCCCGACTGGGGTGCACTGGCTGGTCAGGTCAGGATGAAATTTGTCGGCTGGGTGCGGCTTTTTGAGCTGGAAAGAGAAATGGAGCGGATTTTAGCCGTCTGGGACGGCACTCGCCAGCATGCAGCTTAA
- a CDS encoding PA2169 family four-helix-bundle protein — protein MTMNNETVLDKLQYLLGTLRDGEKGFADAAEHATDPQLKTLFTERSAQRTRLAAEVEAHIARLGDKPREGGSVGAALHRTWLNVRDALTGRDDYQVVAEAERGEDVAVENYQDVLKEADLPADIRTFVEGQFAQVKASHDQIRDMKHGMQAS, from the coding sequence ATGACCATGAACAACGAAACCGTTCTCGATAAACTCCAGTACCTGCTCGGCACGCTGCGCGACGGCGAGAAGGGCTTTGCCGACGCCGCCGAGCACGCCACTGACCCCCAGCTCAAGACGCTGTTCACGGAACGCAGCGCCCAGCGCACCCGCCTCGCGGCTGAGGTCGAGGCGCACATTGCCCGTCTGGGCGACAAACCCCGCGAGGGCGGCAGCGTCGGCGCGGCCCTGCACCGCACCTGGCTGAACGTCCGCGACGCCCTGACCGGCCGTGACGACTACCAGGTGGTCGCCGAGGCCGAGCGCGGCGAGGACGTCGCCGTCGAGAACTACCAGGACGTGCTGAAGGAAGCCGACCTGCCCGCCGATATCCGCACCTTCGTGGAAGGGCAGTTCGCGCAGGTGAAGGCCAGCCACGACCAGATCCGTGACATGAAGCACGGCATGCAGGCCAGCTGA
- a CDS encoding alpha/beta hydrolase, with the protein MKSGRLLGVGAALVLGAWVLSTRRAASYARLHPELRSPFVRFRSPPFSPGVVAVMGAMQARAKAPALPDGVEVEERRIPGPPGAPDVMVFVYRPPNLSANAAAILNIHGGGYVTGSAASYHPQSAAYARELGVVVVGVEYRLAPGTPFPGPLEDCYAALTWMAREAEALGIDPARIALVGDSAGGGLAAALAQLAHDRGEVRPAFQLLYYPMLDDRTALANTHDERGEFIWRPASNVLGWTSYLGCPPRLDSAPEYAAPARRESLEGLPPAWIGVGTLDLFCPEDREYARRLQQDGVPCEYVEVPGAYHAFERFAPDSAVARTFTASALNALRRGLELT; encoded by the coding sequence ATGAAATCCGGAAGACTGTTGGGGGTGGGGGCGGCGCTGGTGCTGGGCGCGTGGGTCCTCTCGACCAGACGCGCCGCCTCGTATGCCCGGCTGCATCCGGAGTTGCGCTCTCCGTTCGTGCGCTTCCGCTCGCCGCCGTTCTCGCCGGGCGTCGTGGCGGTTATGGGGGCGATGCAGGCCCGCGCGAAGGCTCCCGCGCTGCCGGACGGGGTGGAGGTCGAGGAGCGGCGTATTCCCGGCCCGCCCGGTGCGCCGGATGTGATGGTGTTCGTGTACCGGCCCCCCAACCTATCGGCGAATGCGGCGGCGATCCTGAACATTCACGGGGGCGGGTACGTGACCGGGTCGGCCGCCTCGTACCATCCGCAGAGTGCGGCGTACGCACGGGAATTGGGCGTGGTGGTCGTGGGTGTCGAGTACCGCCTCGCGCCGGGCACGCCGTTCCCCGGCCCATTGGAGGACTGCTACGCGGCGCTGACGTGGATGGCGCGGGAAGCAGAGGCGCTGGGGATCGACCCGGCTCGTATCGCGCTGGTCGGAGACAGTGCCGGGGGCGGACTGGCCGCCGCGCTGGCGCAACTCGCGCACGACCGGGGCGAGGTCAGGCCCGCCTTTCAGCTGCTGTACTACCCCATGCTGGACGACCGCACGGCCCTGGCGAACACTCACGACGAGCGCGGGGAGTTCATCTGGCGGCCCGCGTCGAACGTGCTGGGCTGGACGTCGTACCTGGGCTGTCCGCCCCGCCTGGACAGTGCCCCCGAGTACGCCGCGCCCGCCCGCCGCGAGAGCCTGGAAGGCCTGCCGCCCGCGTGGATCGGCGTGGGCACCCTCGACCTGTTCTGCCCGGAAGACCGCGAGTACGCCCGGCGACTCCAGCAGGACGGAGTGCCGTGCGAGTACGTGGAGGTGCCCGGCGCGTACCACGCCTTCGAACGCTTCGCGCCGGACTCGGCGGTGGCCCGCACCTTCACGGCCTCCGCCCTGAACGCGCTGCGGCGGGGGCTGGAGCTGACGTGA
- a CDS encoding HAMP domain-containing protein: MKYTVVIRQPVADNMRQVLENQLMERFGLNGEQAQRLSARRSGRLMKPTGRPRAELLLSMFQAVGANVSLEEVREETSLISEPFQGVAPGSARPATPSPAFPAAPDDTLMAPTNPQPTASQDMADLRASAIWPEVKFPEDSAASVPRADDPFGGFGAPLAPAADTADWQNAWQSPPVPATGVLDMGEFTPGLAFAPPTPVVPDADPFAPLPTAKAGPAAGSDPFGQPSGAATGSVTGTGMAGSSMAGSGMTGGSMAGSAAIMDPVAAAPAAPAQADVWSDFTGALSMPAAATPDAAPDVQLRPMDSVVVTPVADLNEVGAQRRSSLGRRMAVGALVPLGLSSALTLGVLALTLPGLQQSLVQRNAQAIAVAVASNIDPTRGYQSIPPQLDALVNNSSVGFVQVELRDGSRYFTSQTPAVNNLLNAQVSDFILENRGRSAFKADLRPADVFAAQAAEMKEMGGTQNDIERLERQAADVANQEVTRVNFIVQQVTVVQDGARREVTTGRAAENADVLYTVAVGVENGAQESALRRTLALVLLVSLLALGIAAYLALRAARLVVRPIEELVRVADAISMGDLSRPVKAERNDEVGDLAQALERMRLSLDSAMERLRRRKRG, translated from the coding sequence ATGAAGTACACCGTCGTGATCCGGCAGCCCGTCGCCGACAACATGCGTCAGGTCCTGGAAAACCAGCTGATGGAACGGTTCGGTCTGAACGGCGAGCAGGCCCAGCGGCTCAGCGCGCGCCGTTCGGGCCGCCTGATGAAACCCACGGGCCGTCCCCGCGCCGAGCTACTGCTCAGCATGTTCCAGGCGGTCGGGGCGAACGTCTCGCTCGAGGAGGTCCGCGAGGAGACCAGCCTGATCAGCGAACCCTTCCAGGGCGTCGCGCCCGGCAGCGCCCGCCCGGCCACTCCCAGCCCGGCGTTCCCGGCCGCGCCGGACGACACGCTCATGGCGCCCACCAACCCGCAGCCGACCGCGTCGCAGGACATGGCGGACCTGCGGGCCTCGGCCATCTGGCCGGAAGTGAAATTCCCGGAGGACAGCGCCGCGTCGGTCCCGCGCGCCGACGATCCGTTCGGGGGGTTCGGGGCGCCCCTCGCGCCGGCTGCCGACACCGCCGACTGGCAGAACGCATGGCAGTCCCCGCCCGTCCCGGCCACCGGGGTGCTCGACATGGGCGAATTCACGCCCGGACTGGCCTTCGCGCCGCCCACTCCGGTCGTCCCGGACGCCGACCCGTTCGCGCCGCTGCCCACCGCCAAGGCCGGACCCGCCGCAGGCAGCGACCCGTTCGGTCAGCCGTCCGGCGCGGCCACCGGCAGCGTGACAGGCACCGGCATGGCGGGCAGCAGCATGGCGGGCAGCGGTATGACAGGCGGCAGCATGGCAGGGAGCGCGGCCATCATGGACCCCGTCGCGGCGGCGCCCGCCGCACCGGCCCAGGCGGACGTCTGGAGTGACTTTACCGGGGCGCTCAGCATGCCGGCCGCCGCCACCCCGGACGCCGCGCCGGACGTGCAGCTGCGGCCCATGGATTCCGTGGTGGTCACGCCCGTCGCGGACCTGAACGAGGTGGGCGCGCAGCGGCGCAGCAGCCTGGGCCGCCGCATGGCCGTCGGGGCGCTCGTGCCGCTGGGCCTGAGCAGCGCGCTGACGCTGGGCGTGCTGGCCCTGACCCTGCCGGGACTGCAGCAGTCGCTGGTGCAGCGCAACGCGCAGGCGATCGCGGTGGCCGTCGCCAGCAACATCGACCCGACACGCGGATACCAGAGCATCCCGCCGCAGCTGGACGCACTCGTGAACAACTCCAGCGTGGGGTTCGTGCAGGTCGAGTTGCGGGACGGCTCGCGGTACTTCACGAGTCAGACGCCCGCCGTGAACAACCTGCTGAACGCGCAGGTCAGTGACTTCATCCTGGAAAACCGCGGCCGCTCGGCGTTCAAGGCCGACCTGCGCCCCGCCGACGTGTTCGCGGCGCAGGCCGCCGAGATGAAGGAGATGGGCGGCACACAGAACGACATCGAACGCCTGGAACGGCAGGCGGCCGATGTAGCCAACCAGGAAGTGACCCGCGTGAACTTCATCGTGCAGCAGGTCACGGTCGTGCAGGACGGCGCGCGCCGCGAGGTGACCACTGGCCGCGCCGCCGAGAACGCCGACGTGCTGTACACCGTCGCGGTGGGTGTCGAGAACGGCGCGCAGGAGTCCGCATTGCGGCGCACGCTGGCGCTGGTGCTGCTGGTGTCGCTGCTAGCGCTGGGCATCGCGGCGTACCTCGCGCTGCGCGCCGCACGACTGGTCGTCCGGCCCATCGAGGAACTCGTGCGGGTTGCGGACGCCATCAGCATGGGGGACCTGTCCCGCCCGGTGAAGGCCGAACGCAACGACGAGGTCGGCGACCTCGCCCAGGCCCTGGAACGCATGCGCCTGAGCCTAGACTCTGCCATGGAACGCCTGCGCCGCCGCAAACGCGGCTGA